One Kiritimatiellia bacterium genomic window carries:
- a CDS encoding nodulation protein NfeD produces MNSLLKTACLLALALPLAGPAPAQEIVEQPDAGVVYTIPIRGMIEPALLYVIRRGVREAEEANARAIVFVMDTPGGTVDAAGDIVKTITGLKIPSYTFVENHAFSAGAIIALATKNIYMAPGSIIGDAMPILSTPFGGVQEMSEDLKEKSVAAVAAIIRTAAEAGGHDKELAEKMVRRELEFKIGDEIISPEGQLLTLTNVEAERPVGDPPRPLLSSGTVDDLDTLLREVGLQDAAVRNLEVTSAERVARFIAALAPLFLIGGLLGIYIEIKTPGFGLPGILGILSLAIFFWGHHIAGLAGMEEVLIFAVGVLLLAAELFLIPGFGAVGIAGIALILWALLGAMIQRYPGAPWLPAWDQVQAPLLKLSIALIGSAAIAALIARLLPSSPLFGRLVLSAATRRSEGFAAAADTPSLVGQPGTAVTPLRPAGTALFGERRIDVVTSGEYIDAGSGVRVVECHGHRVVVEADAKNTPGGV; encoded by the coding sequence ATGAACTCCCTGCTGAAGACCGCGTGCCTGCTGGCCCTGGCCCTGCCGCTGGCCGGTCCCGCGCCGGCGCAGGAAATCGTCGAGCAACCCGACGCCGGCGTCGTCTACACGATCCCCATCCGCGGGATGATCGAGCCGGCCCTGCTCTACGTGATCCGGCGCGGCGTTCGGGAGGCCGAGGAGGCGAACGCCCGCGCGATCGTGTTCGTCATGGACACGCCAGGCGGCACCGTGGACGCGGCAGGGGACATCGTGAAAACGATCACCGGCCTGAAGATCCCCTCCTATACCTTCGTGGAGAACCACGCCTTTTCGGCGGGCGCGATCATCGCGCTCGCCACGAAAAACATCTACATGGCCCCCGGCTCGATCATCGGCGACGCCATGCCCATACTCTCCACCCCCTTCGGCGGCGTTCAGGAGATGTCCGAGGACCTCAAGGAAAAATCCGTCGCCGCCGTGGCCGCGATCATCCGGACCGCCGCCGAGGCCGGCGGCCATGACAAGGAGCTCGCCGAGAAAATGGTCCGCCGCGAGCTGGAGTTCAAGATCGGCGACGAGATCATCAGCCCGGAGGGCCAGTTGCTGACGCTGACCAACGTCGAGGCCGAGCGGCCGGTCGGCGATCCGCCCCGCCCGCTGCTCTCCAGCGGGACGGTGGACGATCTGGACACCCTGTTGAGAGAGGTGGGCCTGCAGGACGCCGCGGTCCGCAACCTGGAGGTCACGTCCGCCGAGCGGGTGGCCCGGTTCATCGCGGCGCTGGCGCCCCTGTTCCTGATCGGCGGGCTGCTGGGCATTTACATCGAGATCAAGACGCCGGGCTTCGGGCTGCCCGGCATCCTGGGCATCCTTTCGCTGGCCATCTTTTTTTGGGGCCACCACATCGCCGGGCTGGCGGGGATGGAGGAGGTGCTGATCTTCGCGGTCGGCGTGCTGCTGCTGGCCGCGGAGCTGTTCCTGATCCCCGGCTTTGGCGCGGTGGGCATCGCCGGCATCGCGCTGATCCTGTGGGCCCTGCTGGGCGCGATGATCCAGCGTTATCCCGGCGCCCCATGGCTGCCGGCCTGGGACCAGGTCCAGGCGCCGCTGCTGAAACTCTCGATCGCCCTGATCGGCAGCGCGGCCATCGCCGCACTGATCGCCCGGCTGCTGCCCTCCTCGCCGCTGTTCGGCCGCCTCGTGCTATCCGCCGCCACGCGCCGGTCCGAGGGGTTCGCGGCGGCGGCCGACACGCCCTCGCTCGTCGGCCAGCCGGGCACGGCGGTCACGCCGCTGCGGCCCGCGGGCACGGCCCTGTTCGGCGAGCGCCGGATTGACGTGGTCACGTCCGGGGAATACATTGACGCGGGTTCCGGCGTGCGTGTCGTCGAGTGCCACGGGCACCGGGTGGTCGTCGAGGCCGACGCGAAGAATACGCCGGGCGGAGTTTAA